A genomic window from Tolypothrix sp. PCC 7910 includes:
- a CDS encoding NHLP bacteriocin export ABC transporter permease/ATPase subunit, with the protein MLDQVRIVSLPGEYYQIKGNEPIILDDPETIWVVKSGSLAVFAIPLKEGVAEGTRRYLFTTRTRQAMFGIPSDSQPLPYQLVAVSIEETELLKVSVTDFREFLADGHGEALTLIEGWIEQLGLALSVITPPGLPFQEEGVRYFSLSNGQIFQPQRELVSWVQIQTGYATWMGFEELLITGRSQFLPLSADMWFQAEDMVELESLSTADIHDPDTLLAGMAHLHIYVLGSLYLLEQEETEAEAQRFQERQHLNSQVMEETLSELAFLLKPADSGNFEVGIVNDPQQALLIAAGAVARTLGVTIRPPAKSEDMKRIQDPLQAIARASRLRMRTISLQGKWWKKDSGAMLAYTLEDNHPVALLPVSDTRYEMFDPIRRSRTLINARTAARLAQTGYTFYRPLPDKVLSTLDLLKFALEGHYKELMVVVIAGVATTLLGMITPQATAILIDSAIPDADRGLLVQIALGLLATAFGSTLFQLAQGFAIMRVETFADATTQAAVWDRLLNLKASFFRKFSIGDLNSRVSAVSQIRQRLSSTVLRSIFTSLFALLNLGLLFYYNGSLALIALVVALVNIGVTLFSGISTLRKVRPLLELQGQLLGVMVQLINGVTKLRVAGAEARAFAFWGKQYSQQIKWMLSTQNIEDIVAVINKILPALTTACLFWFATSLIQESQSGSLSTGVFLAFNAAFGTFIGGATSLSSTVVDVLQIVPLWERAQPILAAKPEVDTEKADPGRLSGRVVVDHVIFRYRDDGPLTLDDVSIHAEPGEFIAFVGASGSGKSTLFRLLLGFDAPESGTIYFDGQDLAGLNVHAVRRQLGVVMQNSRLTSASIFENIASGATITMDEAWEAARMAGFAEDIESMPMGMHTVISEGGSNLSGGQRQRLLIARSLVLKPKILLFDEATSALDNRTQAIVSQSLERLKVTRIAIAHRLSTIRNADRIYVFQNGRVVQEGSFHQLANQPGLFAQLMARQKL; encoded by the coding sequence ATGTTGGATCAAGTTCGCATTGTTAGCTTGCCGGGAGAATATTATCAAATCAAGGGTAATGAGCCGATTATTCTGGATGATCCGGAGACTATTTGGGTTGTAAAATCTGGTTCATTGGCAGTATTTGCCATTCCGTTGAAGGAAGGAGTGGCGGAAGGTACTCGCCGTTATTTGTTTACTACCCGCACCAGACAGGCGATGTTTGGTATTCCTAGCGATTCGCAACCATTACCTTACCAGTTGGTGGCGGTGTCGATTGAGGAAACTGAACTTTTAAAGGTTTCGGTAACAGATTTTCGGGAATTTCTTGCTGATGGTCATGGCGAAGCTTTAACTTTAATTGAGGGTTGGATTGAGCAGCTAGGGCTGGCTTTATCTGTAATTACTCCCCCTGGATTACCGTTTCAAGAAGAAGGGGTACGTTATTTTTCCCTGAGTAATGGGCAAATTTTTCAACCACAGCGCGAGTTGGTATCTTGGGTACAAATCCAAACTGGTTATGCAACTTGGATGGGGTTTGAGGAACTGTTGATTACAGGGCGATCGCAATTTTTGCCTTTGAGTGCAGATATGTGGTTTCAAGCTGAGGATATGGTTGAGCTTGAATCTCTCAGTACTGCTGATATTCACGATCCTGATACTCTGCTGGCGGGGATGGCGCACCTGCATATATATGTTTTGGGGAGCCTGTATCTTTTAGAACAGGAAGAAACTGAGGCAGAAGCCCAACGCTTTCAAGAACGCCAACACCTCAATTCTCAGGTGATGGAGGAAACGCTGAGTGAGTTAGCTTTTTTACTCAAGCCTGCTGATAGTGGTAATTTTGAGGTAGGAATTGTTAACGATCCCCAGCAAGCTTTGTTGATTGCGGCTGGTGCGGTGGCGCGGACTTTGGGTGTAACCATTCGTCCGCCAGCGAAGTCGGAAGATATGAAACGGATTCAAGATCCGCTACAAGCGATCGCCCGTGCTTCTCGTTTGCGGATGCGAACAATTTCTTTACAAGGTAAGTGGTGGAAGAAAGATAGCGGTGCAATGCTAGCTTACACCTTGGAAGATAATCATCCAGTGGCGTTGTTACCTGTATCAGATACCCGCTATGAAATGTTCGATCCCATTAGGCGATCGCGCACACTAATTAATGCGAGAACTGCGGCGAGATTGGCGCAGACTGGTTACACTTTTTACCGTCCCTTACCAGATAAAGTCCTCAGTACCCTGGACTTGTTAAAGTTTGCCCTGGAAGGACATTACAAGGAATTGATGGTTGTCGTGATTGCGGGTGTGGCGACGACTTTATTAGGGATGATTACGCCCCAAGCTACCGCCATCTTAATTGATAGTGCCATTCCTGATGCCGATCGCGGTTTGTTAGTGCAAATTGCTTTAGGACTTTTGGCTACAGCTTTTGGTAGTACGCTGTTTCAATTAGCTCAAGGTTTCGCCATTATGCGGGTAGAAACCTTTGCTGATGCTACTACCCAAGCGGCAGTTTGGGATCGGCTGTTGAATTTGAAAGCTTCGTTTTTCCGTAAGTTCTCAATCGGGGATTTAAATTCACGGGTAAGTGCAGTAAGTCAAATTCGCCAAAGGCTGAGTAGTACGGTTTTAAGAAGTATATTTACCAGCTTATTTGCATTATTAAATTTAGGATTACTGTTTTATTACAACGGTTCCCTAGCGTTAATTGCTTTAGTTGTAGCGCTGGTGAATATTGGTGTAACTTTATTTTCCGGCATTTCTACCCTGCGGAAAGTCCGCCCCTTACTAGAATTACAAGGGCAACTTTTAGGGGTGATGGTGCAGTTAATTAACGGTGTTACTAAATTAAGAGTTGCTGGTGCTGAAGCCCGCGCCTTTGCTTTTTGGGGTAAACAATATAGTCAGCAAATTAAATGGATGCTGAGTACCCAAAATATTGAGGATATTGTGGCGGTAATTAATAAAATTCTGCCAGCATTAACCACAGCTTGTTTATTTTGGTTTGCCACCAGTTTAATTCAGGAATCCCAATCAGGTAGTTTATCTACAGGTGTATTCTTAGCCTTTAATGCCGCATTTGGTACTTTTATTGGTGGTGCTACTAGTCTCAGCAGTACAGTTGTAGATGTGCTACAAATCGTACCATTGTGGGAACGCGCACAGCCGATTTTGGCAGCCAAACCAGAAGTAGATACAGAAAAAGCTGATCCTGGGCGACTTTCTGGGCGGGTAGTAGTAGATCATGTGATTTTCCGCTATCGCGATGACGGGCCTTTGACCTTAGATGATGTTAGTATTCACGCTGAACCCGGAGAATTTATCGCCTTTGTGGGTGCTTCTGGGAGTGGAAAATCAACTTTGTTCCGCTTATTACTGGGGTTTGATGCGCCAGAATCAGGGACAATTTACTTTGATGGTCAAGATTTAGCTGGGTTAAATGTCCATGCAGTCCGCCGACAATTAGGTGTGGTGATGCAAAATAGCCGCTTAACATCTGCATCGATCTTTGAAAATATCGCCAGTGGTGCGACAATCACAATGGATGAAGCCTGGGAAGCAGCGCGGATGGCTGGCTTTGCTGAAGATATTGAATCCATGCCAATGGGAATGCACACCGTAATTAGTGAAGGTGGTAGCAACCTTTCCGGCGGACAACGCCAGCGTTTATTAATTGCGCGATCGCTCGTTTTAAAACCCAAAATCCTGCTATTTGATGAAGCCACCAGCGCTTTAGATAACCGCACCCAAGCAATTGTCAGCCAAAGTTTAGAACGGTTAAAGGTGACAAGAATTGCGATCGCCCACCGTCTCAGTACCATTCGCAACGCTGATCGCATCTATGTATTCCAAAATGGCCGTGTAGTTCAAGAAGGTAGTTTTCATCAACTCGCCAACCAACCAGGACTCTTTGCTCAACTCATGGCGCGACAAAAACTTTAG
- a CDS encoding alpha/beta fold hydrolase — MVLESQLTNHRVDLADGTIFYQQSRVEPSQIPILFLHGWGISTEPYQEVLKLLAQHHTIIAPDLPSFARSTYSELIPDYVTYSKFLLSFLEVLNLQQFHIVGHSLGGGIAITLASLVPEKVKSVILVDSTGIPTPSIPEMIARRAIEMTVQMFLPRKRLKLVDIPLVFSHNLLFNTGNVIQGLLISLYEDISHLLPKIQAPCLLLWSEKDLTTPLSNAQEMATIIPNSKLITVEEGLHEWGLWYPDKFTFIILDFISQFEQC, encoded by the coding sequence ATGGTTCTGGAATCCCAATTAACTAATCATCGGGTTGATTTAGCAGATGGCACTATTTTTTATCAGCAAAGTAGGGTTGAGCCGAGTCAAATCCCTATCCTATTTCTACACGGATGGGGAATCTCTACTGAGCCTTATCAAGAAGTGCTGAAACTACTAGCACAGCACCACACGATAATTGCTCCTGACTTGCCCAGTTTTGCGAGATCAACTTATTCTGAGCTAATTCCCGATTACGTTACCTATAGTAAATTTCTCCTTTCATTTCTGGAAGTTTTGAATTTACAACAATTCCATATAGTAGGACACTCATTAGGCGGAGGTATTGCTATTACTTTAGCTTCACTTGTTCCAGAGAAAGTCAAAAGTGTAATTTTGGTAGATAGTACAGGGATTCCCACGCCATCTATACCGGAGATGATAGCGCGCAGGGCAATCGAAATGACAGTTCAAATGTTTCTACCAAGAAAGAGATTGAAATTAGTTGATATTCCTTTAGTTTTCTCTCATAACTTGTTATTCAATACAGGAAATGTCATTCAAGGATTGCTAATTTCTTTATACGAAGATATCAGTCATCTGCTACCAAAAATCCAAGCTCCCTGTTTATTATTATGGTCAGAAAAAGACCTAACTACACCATTAAGTAATGCCCAAGAAATGGCGACAATTATTCCCAACTCTAAATTAATTACTGTAGAAGAAGGTTTGCACGAATGGGGACTCTGGTATCCGGATAAATTCACATTTATCATCCTGGATTTTATTAGCCAATTTGAGCAATGTTAA
- a CDS encoding transaldolase family protein, whose protein sequence is MSIYLDSAIIAEAQAAKELGWVKGITTNPTLLAKSDLPVETTLKRLAQLTTGPVFYQLMSSDFDEMLAEGRAAFEIIGQQTILKIPAALVGFQVVAALQGEIPCAVTGIYSAAQAAVAKEAGAKYAIAYVNRATKLLGDGIALVQQMANVVKGSDTKIMAASIKSPEEAVASLQAGANSLTLPLAMLQTITNHELSGQTIDEFAKHGRGIWVSCKI, encoded by the coding sequence GTGAGCATTTATCTCGATTCGGCAATTATCGCTGAAGCCCAGGCTGCTAAGGAATTGGGTTGGGTAAAGGGTATCACGACCAACCCAACTCTTTTGGCAAAAAGCGATTTACCAGTAGAGACTACACTCAAACGATTGGCACAGTTAACTACAGGCCCAGTGTTTTATCAGTTAATGTCATCTGATTTTGATGAGATGTTAGCCGAAGGGCGGGCGGCTTTTGAAATTATTGGTCAGCAAACTATATTAAAAATTCCTGCAGCATTAGTTGGTTTTCAGGTTGTTGCAGCATTACAGGGGGAAATTCCCTGTGCGGTGACAGGAATATATAGTGCAGCGCAAGCCGCCGTAGCCAAAGAAGCGGGTGCAAAATATGCGATCGCCTATGTTAATCGGGCTACTAAACTTTTAGGTGATGGCATAGCCTTAGTGCAGCAAATGGCTAATGTGGTGAAAGGTAGCGATACAAAAATTATGGCGGCTAGTATTAAATCTCCAGAAGAAGCAGTGGCTTCTCTGCAAGCGGGTGCAAATTCTCTCACTCTACCTTTAGCGATGCTGCAAACCATCACCAATCATGAGCTTTCAGGGCAAACCATCGATGAATTTGCAAAACATGGGCGTGGTATTTGGGTATCTTGCAAGATTTGA
- a CDS encoding glutamine synthetase family protein: MGANYTVKKIKKSLHEAGVKFVRILWCDNANIIRGKAVHLEMLSHYFEHGVGISAGKQGIPVMYDAIAPDCGLAPVGEIRLVADWDSLTPLPYAPGHARVLGNMILDRQPWAFCPRNFLMEMIAAAKREGLEVKAAFENEFYLLRQTSEGIVPTESTVFAATQAMDINREVIDAIADALIAQKIPVEQYYPESGPGQQEISMRYTDALRAANYQIAFRETVRAIARHHNLTASFLPKIFPEAASSGCHIHLSLWRDGENIVPDAQGAAGLSQTARAFIAGILHHLPALMAITTPSSNSYRRIRPHTWSGAFRCWGIDNREAAVRVPSDPEFGNPTHFEVKTVDATANPFLAIGAIIAAGLDGIQRNLELANPVNEDPGNLPIEQRTANGIDPLPTNLGEALENLRQNNVLLNALNPQLSQAFVAVRQAEWLAMKDWDLDAEVKLLLERY; this comes from the coding sequence ATGGGAGCAAACTATACAGTTAAGAAAATCAAAAAATCCCTTCACGAGGCGGGTGTAAAGTTTGTCCGCATTCTCTGGTGTGATAATGCCAACATCATTCGGGGAAAAGCTGTGCATTTAGAGATGCTGTCTCACTATTTTGAACATGGTGTGGGCATATCAGCAGGGAAACAGGGAATACCTGTAATGTATGATGCGATCGCACCTGATTGTGGTTTGGCTCCTGTGGGTGAAATCCGCTTGGTTGCAGATTGGGATAGCTTGACTCCTTTACCATACGCCCCTGGTCATGCCCGTGTGCTGGGAAATATGATACTTGATCGGCAACCTTGGGCGTTTTGTCCGCGTAATTTTCTCATGGAGATGATCGCCGCCGCCAAACGTGAGGGATTGGAAGTAAAAGCCGCCTTTGAAAACGAATTTTATCTATTGCGACAAACATCTGAGGGGATTGTACCTACAGAATCCACGGTGTTTGCTGCTACTCAAGCAATGGATATTAATCGGGAAGTGATTGATGCGATCGCAGATGCTTTAATTGCCCAAAAAATCCCTGTAGAGCAGTATTATCCAGAATCCGGCCCCGGTCAGCAGGAAATTTCCATGCGTTATACCGACGCTTTGCGTGCCGCTAACTACCAAATTGCCTTTCGAGAAACCGTCAGAGCGATCGCGCGTCATCACAATTTGACAGCTTCTTTCTTACCAAAAATCTTTCCAGAAGCAGCCAGTAGCGGTTGTCACATCCATCTCAGCTTGTGGCGTGACGGGGAAAACATTGTACCCGATGCTCAAGGTGCTGCAGGTCTTTCCCAGACAGCCAGAGCATTTATTGCAGGTATTCTGCATCATCTACCAGCACTGATGGCTATCACTACCCCTAGTTCTAATTCTTACCGCCGCATTCGTCCTCACACTTGGAGTGGTGCTTTCCGTTGTTGGGGAATAGATAACCGCGAAGCCGCCGTGAGAGTTCCCAGCGACCCGGAATTTGGCAATCCGACACATTTCGAGGTCAAAACTGTAGATGCAACCGCGAATCCTTTCTTAGCTATAGGTGCAATCATTGCAGCCGGACTAGATGGGATACAACGCAATCTTGAACTTGCAAACCCTGTCAACGAAGACCCAGGAAATTTACCCATCGAACAGCGCACAGCCAATGGTATTGACCCCTTACCCACAAATTTAGGGGAAGCGTTAGAAAATCTTAGACAAAATAATGTCCTATTAAATGCGTTAAATCCCCAATTATCACAAGCCTTTGTCGCAGTCCGTCAAGCCGAATGGCTAGCAATGAAAGATTGGGACTTAGATGCAGAAGTAAAGTTGTTATTGGAGAGGTATTGA
- a CDS encoding amidohydrolase family protein: MQLNLTDIPLIDQHAHNILRPEVAARYPFAAAFTEGYDEEIVNHHARHTFFYRRSLREIAALLECEAEESAIAARRESLGLENLTRLYFQAGNLEAIYLDDGLDTESILPLSWHEQLITVRRILRLEVIAEQLIPQVANFEDFLARFHSEIDPPPPGVIGFKSIVCYRSGLDVQPVSYEVAAFRFDEIRQTLNNQPVRLVDKQLIDFLLQEALLIAAKYQLPVQLHTGFGDPDLDLRLANPLHLRSLLELPQYRQAPLVLLHAAYPFMREAGYLAAVYPQVYLDYGLAIPSLSVSGMREVIRQLLELAPTSKLMYSSDAHSIPELYYLGAKWGRQLLQEVLTQAIQDTDITVKEAEAIALAILRENSLSLYQ, from the coding sequence ATGCAACTCAACCTCACCGACATTCCCCTCATCGACCAACACGCGCACAATATACTTAGGCCGGAAGTCGCGGCGCGTTATCCGTTTGCGGCTGCTTTTACGGAAGGATATGACGAGGAAATAGTTAATCATCATGCGCGTCACACGTTCTTTTATCGCCGCAGTCTGAGAGAAATTGCGGCTTTATTAGAATGTGAAGCGGAAGAAAGTGCGATCGCAGCTCGGCGGGAAAGTTTAGGATTAGAAAATCTGACGCGGCTTTATTTCCAAGCTGGGAACCTAGAAGCGATTTATTTGGATGATGGATTAGACACTGAAAGTATCCTACCGCTGTCATGGCACGAACAATTAATTACCGTCCGTAGAATTCTGCGGTTGGAAGTAATTGCAGAACAGCTAATTCCTCAAGTCGCCAATTTTGAGGATTTTCTCGCCAGATTCCACAGCGAAATCGATCCGCCGCCACCTGGAGTTATTGGTTTTAAGAGTATTGTTTGTTATCGCAGTGGTTTAGATGTCCAGCCTGTGAGTTATGAAGTGGCTGCGTTTCGCTTTGATGAGATTAGACAAACACTCAATAATCAACCAGTGCGTCTGGTTGATAAACAATTGATTGATTTTTTACTGCAAGAAGCCTTGTTAATTGCGGCGAAATATCAGCTACCTGTGCAGTTACATACTGGTTTTGGTGACCCCGATTTAGATTTACGCTTAGCTAATCCCCTACATTTGCGATCGCTTTTAGAATTACCCCAATATCGTCAAGCGCCTTTGGTATTGTTACACGCTGCTTATCCTTTCATGCGAGAAGCGGGATATTTAGCGGCTGTTTATCCCCAAGTCTATTTAGATTATGGTTTGGCAATACCATCTTTAAGTGTATCGGGAATGCGTGAAGTCATCAGGCAATTGTTAGAGTTAGCGCCTACTAGCAAACTCATGTATTCTTCTGATGCTCATTCCATCCCCGAATTGTATTATTTAGGGGCAAAATGGGGTCGCCAGCTATTACAAGAAGTACTCACCCAGGCTATCCAAGATACCGATATTACTGTCAAAGAAGCAGAAGCGATCGCTCTAGCAATTTTACGCGAAAATTCCTTATCTCTGTATCAATAA
- a CDS encoding NAD(P)/FAD-dependent oxidoreductase → MASKLEKKAPHEVVIIGGGFGGLYTAKNLANANVKVTLIDKRNFHLFQPLLYQVATGALSPADISSPLRAVFSKSKNTQVLLGEVSDIDPKAQKVILNDKEVPYDTLIVATGANHSYFGKDNWQKFAPGLKTVEDAIEMRRRIFSAFEAAEKETDEEKRRALLTFVIVGGGPTGVELAGAIAELAYKTLKEDFRNIDTAEAKIVLLQGGNYILPHISQDLSVVAAKSLRKLGVDIQTNTRVTNIENDIVTYKQGDEITSIPSKTILWAAGVQGSAMGRVLAKRTGVECDKAGRVIVEPDLTIKGYDNIFVIGDLGNFSHQDGKPLPGVAPVAKQQGEYVARLIQLRLQGYTLPEFHYNHVGSLAMIGQNLAIVDLGFLKLTGFLAWVFWLIVHIYFLIEFDTKLLVVFQWAWNYITRNRRSRLITNREAFVEIKTVNNPNAVNNIVVTTSELHTSKDKATLVGNS, encoded by the coding sequence ATGGCAAGCAAACTTGAGAAAAAAGCACCACATGAAGTGGTAATCATTGGTGGTGGTTTTGGTGGACTTTATACAGCAAAGAATCTTGCTAATGCAAATGTCAAAGTTACTCTCATCGATAAACGTAACTTTCACCTATTTCAGCCACTTTTATATCAAGTTGCCACAGGTGCGCTCTCACCTGCTGATATTTCCTCACCTTTGCGCGCTGTATTCAGCAAAAGCAAGAATACACAAGTTTTGCTGGGAGAAGTAAGCGATATCGATCCCAAAGCACAAAAAGTTATTTTGAATGATAAAGAAGTACCTTACGATACATTAATTGTTGCGACAGGTGCTAACCATTCCTATTTTGGTAAAGATAATTGGCAAAAATTTGCCCCTGGCTTGAAAACCGTTGAAGATGCAATCGAAATGCGTCGCCGGATTTTTTCAGCATTTGAAGCCGCAGAAAAAGAAACTGATGAAGAAAAACGCCGTGCTTTGTTAACCTTTGTGATTGTGGGTGGTGGCCCTACAGGGGTAGAATTAGCAGGTGCGATCGCAGAATTGGCATACAAAACCCTCAAAGAAGATTTCCGCAACATCGACACCGCAGAAGCGAAAATTGTCTTATTACAAGGTGGCAATTACATCCTGCCACACATTTCACAAGATTTATCAGTAGTAGCAGCAAAATCTCTACGAAAATTGGGTGTGGATATTCAAACCAACACCAGAGTCACAAATATTGAAAATGACATCGTTACTTACAAGCAAGGCGACGAAATCACCTCTATTCCCTCAAAAACAATCTTATGGGCTGCTGGTGTTCAGGGTTCCGCAATGGGGAGAGTCCTGGCAAAACGTACAGGTGTAGAGTGCGATAAAGCTGGACGTGTGATTGTCGAACCTGATTTGACTATCAAGGGTTATGACAACATTTTCGTCATCGGAGATTTAGGCAACTTCTCCCATCAAGATGGTAAACCCTTACCTGGTGTTGCACCCGTAGCTAAACAACAAGGTGAGTATGTAGCCAGACTCATCCAACTACGTCTGCAAGGTTATACTTTGCCAGAATTCCACTACAACCACGTTGGTAGTTTGGCAATGATTGGGCAAAATTTAGCAATTGTCGATTTAGGCTTCCTCAAACTTACAGGTTTCTTAGCTTGGGTATTCTGGCTAATAGTTCACATCTACTTCTTAATTGAATTTGACACTAAATTACTAGTAGTATTCCAGTGGGCGTGGAACTATATTACTCGGAACCGTCGCTCTCGATTGATTACAAATCGCGAAGCTTTTGTAGAAATCAAAACTGTTAACAATCCTAATGCTGTTAACAATATCGTAGTTACCACTAGCGAACTGCATACATCTAAAGATAAAGCTACCTTAGTAGGCAATAGCTAG
- a CDS encoding adenylate kinase → MKKVAVFGNAGGGKSTLSNRLSQITGLPLYVLDKIKYQSGGAEVPDEDYKRAHQQILVSDQWIIDGFGSMETLWPRLNEADSLVFVDLPLYVHFWWVTKRLITGYFKPPQGWPQNSPIFKSSLNSYRALWLCYKYLTPRYREYIKQAQSMKNVYHIQSIEDISQFLALIENEAKAKVAP, encoded by the coding sequence ATGAAAAAAGTAGCAGTGTTTGGCAATGCAGGAGGCGGTAAATCAACTCTCAGCAACAGATTATCCCAAATAACTGGCTTACCGCTTTACGTCTTGGACAAAATTAAATATCAATCAGGGGGTGCGGAGGTTCCAGATGAAGATTATAAACGCGCCCATCAGCAAATTTTAGTAAGTGACCAATGGATTATTGACGGGTTTGGTTCAATGGAAACCCTTTGGCCAAGGCTAAATGAGGCAGATAGCCTGGTTTTTGTCGATTTACCGCTATATGTACATTTTTGGTGGGTAACTAAACGACTAATCACTGGTTACTTTAAACCGCCACAAGGCTGGCCACAAAACAGCCCCATATTTAAAAGTTCGCTTAATAGCTACCGCGCACTTTGGTTATGCTACAAATATTTGACCCCAAGATATCGCGAATATATTAAGCAGGCTCAAAGCATGAAAAATGTCTATCATATTCAATCGATTGAAGACATTTCGCAGTTTTTGGCATTAATTGAAAATGAGGCTAAGGCTAAAGTAGCACCATAG
- a CDS encoding nucleoside hydrolase encodes MSKQLVLMDHDGGVDDYLATMLLLTMDHVELLGVVVTPADCYVQPAVSATRKILDLMGFSHIPVAESTVRGINAFPYLYRRDSFVVDHLPILNQNETMKTRLVAETGQDFMVKVLREATAPVTLMVTGPLTTVATALDQAPDIEAKIQKIVWMGGALNVPGNVEKNWEPGQDGSAEWNVYWDAVSAARVWESQIEIIMCPLDLTNNVPVTSDLVQKMGKQRHYPISDLAGQCYALVIPQDYYFWDVLATAYLGHPEFYQLREWETEIITTGSSQGRTKVVPGGRKIYAMDQVDKEAFYAYILQQWAR; translated from the coding sequence ATGTCCAAACAACTGGTATTAATGGATCACGATGGCGGTGTAGATGATTATCTAGCAACTATGCTGTTGTTGACGATGGATCATGTGGAATTACTGGGTGTGGTTGTGACTCCGGCTGATTGCTATGTGCAACCTGCTGTTAGTGCTACGCGTAAAATTTTAGACTTGATGGGATTTTCGCATATCCCGGTGGCGGAAAGCACGGTGCGGGGTATTAATGCTTTTCCTTATCTCTATCGCCGTGATTCTTTTGTAGTTGACCATCTCCCAATTCTCAATCAAAACGAAACTATGAAAACACGCTTGGTTGCGGAGACAGGGCAAGATTTTATGGTGAAGGTGTTGCGTGAAGCGACTGCACCAGTAACCCTGATGGTAACAGGGCCATTGACTACCGTAGCAACGGCTTTAGATCAAGCACCAGATATTGAAGCGAAAATTCAAAAGATTGTTTGGATGGGGGGTGCTTTAAATGTTCCTGGAAATGTAGAAAAAAATTGGGAACCAGGACAAGATGGTTCTGCAGAATGGAATGTTTATTGGGACGCAGTTTCTGCAGCGCGGGTATGGGAAAGTCAAATTGAAATTATTATGTGTCCTTTGGATTTAACTAATAATGTACCCGTAACATCAGATTTAGTGCAAAAGATGGGAAAGCAACGCCACTATCCTATTTCTGATTTAGCGGGACAATGTTATGCCTTAGTTATTCCCCAAGATTATTATTTTTGGGATGTGTTGGCGACAGCTTATTTAGGACATCCAGAATTTTATCAATTGCGGGAATGGGAAACAGAAATTATTACTACTGGGTCTAGTCAAGGACGGACTAAAGTAGTACCTGGTGGTCGCAAGATTTATGCAATGGATCAAGTAGATAAAGAAGCTTTTTATGCTTATATCTTGCAACAATGGGCAAGATGA
- a CDS encoding nucleoside deaminase — protein sequence MDEFMQAAIQEAKQGRQEGGIPIGSVLVKDGKILGRGHNKRVQDGDPVTHAEIDCLRNAGRVGNYRGTTLYSTLMPCYLCAGAVVQFGIKKVIAGESRTFPGAKEFMISHGVEVIDLSLDECEQMMSEFIETNPELWNEDIGK from the coding sequence ATGGATGAATTTATGCAAGCTGCAATTCAAGAAGCAAAACAAGGTAGACAAGAAGGGGGAATCCCCATTGGTTCAGTGCTTGTCAAAGATGGCAAAATTCTCGGCAGAGGACACAACAAGCGCGTACAAGATGGTGATCCTGTAACCCACGCCGAAATTGATTGTCTCCGCAACGCTGGGAGAGTAGGTAACTACAGAGGTACAACACTCTATTCAACCTTAATGCCATGCTACTTATGCGCTGGCGCAGTCGTGCAATTTGGCATTAAAAAAGTCATCGCCGGAGAATCGAGAACCTTTCCAGGTGCTAAAGAATTTATGATATCTCACGGCGTAGAAGTAATTGATCTGAGCCTAGATGAATGCGAACAAATGATGAGCGAATTTATAGAAACTAATCCCGAATTGTGGAATGAGGATATTGGGAAGTAG